The Streptosporangiales bacterium genomic sequence TCGCGGTGGGATGACCACGCGGGCCTGCCCAGCGCAGGCGGCGGCTACGGGCCGATGCACCTGACCGACGTCCCCGCACGCGCCGTCGACCGCAGTATCGGCGTGCGTCAGGTGCGGCCGTCGCAGCCCACGCTGCGCACCGCGCGGATCGCGTCCGAGCTGACCGGCGTCGACCTCGCCACGGTGAAGCGTGACCCGGTCGAGAACATCCGCGGTGGCGCGGCCGTCCTCGCGCGCTACCAGCGTGACCTCGGCCTGCCGACCGGCACGAGTAGCGCCCCCGGCGGCTGGTACGCGGCCGTCGCGACGTACGGCGGCTCGAGCACCCAGGGCGCCGCGGAGTCTTTCGCCAACCAGGTCTTCGCGAAGGTGCGTGACGGCGTCGCCCGCACCACCGCCGACGGCGAGCAGGTGGCGCTGCGTGCCGCGCCTGCCACGTCACCCGCGCGGCAGCAGGTCCAGCGGCTCGACCTGCCCGACCCGGTGGAGGGCCAGCGCGTCGAGTGCCCGAAGAGCCTCGGCTGCCTGTGGATCCCCGCGCCGTACGAGCAGTACGGTGACGAGCCGGGCGAGTACGGCAACCACGACCTCGGGCAGCGGCAGCGAGACCTCGACATCGAGTACATCGTCATCCACGACACCGAGACCGACTGGGACACGACGCTGCAGCTCGTCCAGGACCCGGAGTACGTCAGCTGGCAGTACTCGATCAGGTCCGGCGACGGCCAGGTCGCGCAGCACGTGAAGAACAGGAACGTCGCCTGGCAGGCGGGCAACTGGTACGTCAACATGCACTCGATCGGCATCGAGCACGAGGGCTACGTGCGCGACGCGAGCTGGTTCACCGAGGCGATGTACGAGAACTCCGCCGCGCTGGTGCGCTACCTGGCGAAGAAGTACGGTGTGCCGCTCGACCGCGCGCACATCATCGGCCACGACCAGGTGCCTGGCACCGTCCCGGCGACCGTGGCCGGCATGCACAACGACCCGGGTCCGTACTGGAACTGGGAGCACTACTTCCGGCTGCTGCACGCACCGATCACGCCGCGCCCGTCCCGGCACGGCGGCGTCGTCACGATCAAGCCGGGATTCGACGGCAACGTCCAGCCGATCACCGGGTGCGGTGAGGACCCGGCGACGCCGTGCGCCGAGCAGGGTTCCAGCGCCGTCTTCCTGCACACCGAGCCGAGCGAGGACGCCCCGCTGGTCAACGACGTCGGCCTGCGTCCCGACGGCAGCCCGAACACGACGCACGTCGAGGACGTCGGTGCCCGGGTCTCGGCCGGCGCGCAGTACGCGTACGCCGGACGGTCGGGTGACTGGACCGCGATCTGGTACCTCGGCGCGAAGGCGTGGTTCCACGACCCGAGGTCGGAGCCGACGTCGGTGCGCTCGCTCGGGCTCGTCGTCTCGCCGAAGAAGGGCAAGGACGCGATCCCGTTCTACGGGCGGGCGTACCCGGAGGAGAGCGCGTACCCCGACGACATCCCGTACCAGGCGGTCACGCCGCTGCAGTACTCGCTGCAGGCGGGACAGTCGGCGGTCGTCGGTGACGCGAAGGTCCAGACCGACTACTACTTCGCGACGACGTACCAGACGCCGGGCCGCCAGGTGCTCGGCAAGGACCGGTACTACGAGATCTGGATGGGCCACCGGATGGGCTATGTGCGCGCCGCGGACGTGGACGTGCGCATCGGTGTCGCGCACTGACGGCCCGCGGAGTGGTTAGTGTGCAGCGGTGACGACATCGCAGACCTCCACCTCGACCTCCGCACCACCGTTGACCCGCGCCGAGGTGGCGCAGGCGTTCGACCGCATCCGTCCCCACGTCCGCCGCACACCGGTGCTCGCCGGCGAGCGGGCCGACGGCGGCCCGCTGGTGCTGAAGCTGGAGAGCCTCCAGCACACCGGCACGTTCAAGGCGCGCGGGGCGTTCAACCGGCTGCTGTCCGCACGCGCATCCGGTGAGCTGACCGACGCCGGCGTCGTCATCGCGTCGGGCGGCAACGCCGGCCTCGCCGTCGCGTACGCCGCGGGCCGGCTCGGGATCCGTGCGGAGGTCTACGTGCCCGAGGTCATCAGCCCGGCGAAGACCGGGCGCCTCGACGCCCTCGGCGCGCACGTGGTGGTCGGCGGCGCGAGCTACGGCGACGCCCTCACCGCGGCGCGGCTGCGCATCGCCGAGACCGGCGCGGTGGAGGTGCACGCGTACGACCAGCGCGAGGTCTGCGCGGGCCAGGGCACGCTGGCGCTGGAGCTGCTGGACCAGACCGACGTCGACACGGTGCTGGTGGCGGTCGGTGGCGGAGGCCTGATCGCCGGCATCACGGCCGGGCTGGACGGCCGCGCGACGGTGGTCGCCGTCGAGCCGGAGAACCTCCCGACCCTGCACGAGGCGTTCGCGGCCGGTGAGCCGGTCGACATCCCGGTCGACACCACGGCGGTGGCAGCCGACTCCCTGGGCGCGAGGCGAGCGGGCACCGTCGCGTACGCGACGACGACGGCGGCGGGAGTGCAGAGCGTCCTGGTCGACGACCCGGCCATCATCGCCGCCCGCCGCCACCTCTGGGAGACGTACCGCGTGGTCGTCGAGCACAGTGGAGCCGCGGCTCTGGCGGCACTGCAGGCGGGTGCCTACATCCCGGCCGCGACGGAGCGCGTGGCGGTCGTGTGCTGCGGTGCGAACACCGACCCGTCCGACCTGTGACGGCGGTCTGTGAAACCGCCGACCGGGCAACGCTCCCGGCCCGTCCGGCGTCGTAGGCATCGCGTTGCTATGCTGCACTGCGCGTCACGGCAGGTTGCCCGAGCGGCCAAAGGGAGCGGTCTGTAAAACCGTCGGCTCAGCCTTCACTGGTTCGAATCCAGTACCTGCCACACCCCGCAGAAACGGCCCCTGGCCAGCGGAAACGCTGCCCAGGGGCCGTCCTCGTCTGTCCGGCTGTGTCCGGTCGAATCCGGTGACCTACGGCTATCCGTGTCGAATACGTGTCGAAGGTTGAGTGCCATCGTTCAGGAGGGCAGCTTCGATCCGCGGCGAAGTTTTGCCTTCGCCGTATCGCTGTGCCTCGGTGCCGCCCAGACCTCGCGGACGCTTCGGCCGCCTTCACCGGTCTAGAGGCGACGACCTCTGTCCTCGTGAGGTGCTCTTCACGTGTTTCAGATGCGACCGCCATGCGGTGCTATCGCGCCGATCCACCGGCGGTCGTCACTGAGCACGAACCTGCAAGGTGTGGGCCTCTCACGCCGGGGGTAGACAGGCAGAGGTTGATCTCGGGGGGAGGGTGGCCACCTCCGTGGCTCATGAGGAGATCTTCATGCCATCGGACCGGGTTGTTATCGAGGTCACGCCACGGGGGCGGGAGTGGCACGTCGAAGTCGATGGGTCGCCGCATCTGGTACTGCAGTCCAAAGAGACTGCGGTCACGGAAGCACGCGTTCAGGTCGTCGCCCTCTCCCAATCCAGCCGCATCGTGGTCCACAACGCCGCTGGCGAGGTCGAGGAGGAGGTGACCTGCCCGCCGGAAGTTCCGCCTGACCACGCCGGCGGAGGCCCTGACAACTGACTGCTCTGCCTCCACGCTGTCGTCGAGTAGCGGGACCATCGCCTCTAGGCAGCTCTTGTCGCCACGTGACATGACTCGAGGTGATGAACAAGGCCCGCACTGACCTCGCCGAGCTGACGCGCGGCGACAGCTTCGAGCAGCTGTCGACGAAGACCATTGGCCGCCTCATCTACACCACGGATGCGTTGCCCGCCGTGCAACCGGTCCGGTACATCGTCGATGACGAGACGATCGTGTTCCGCACCTCAGAGGCCAAGCGCATCGTCGGTACCGGGGACGGAGCGGTCGTCGCGTTCGAAGTCGACGAGCTCGACGCCGACACCGGCATCGGATGGGTGGTCACCGTGGTCGGTAGCGCCTCGATCCTCGATCGAGCCGAGGCGGAGCGGTACTGCCCGCGGGCGTTGCGACCGCTCTCCTCCGACGAGGTCGCCGGCGGGCACGTGGTTGCGTTGATCGCCGGCATCGTGACCGGCCGCTGCGTCACGGGTTGAGCTGGGCCTTAGCTCGAGCAGCCGGACCGTGTGATGACAACGGATTCGTCTCTGTATGGCCGCTACTCTCAGTTTCCGAGACGTTGCTGAGTGACAACCAGCACCACGCTGGTCCTGGTCGATGGGTGCGGTGCACCTGTCCAGATCGACGTCAACGTCGAGCAAAAGACATCGGTCAGATTCGTCCGCGGGTCGTGGGGTAGGTCCGGAACGCCGGGGTACCGAGCCGGTAAGGGACGTGCGCAGTGTTGGTGGCGGATCGATACCGAGTGGGTGACCTGCTCGGGCGGGGTGGGATGGGTGAGGTCCGGCGTGCCGTGGACGAGTCGCTGGGCCGACCGGTGGCACTCAAGCTCCTGCCGAACCAAGGAGGCGACGATGTCCGGTCGGCGCGGTTCCAGATGGAGGCCCGAACCGCGGCGCGACTGAACCATCCCCACGTCGTGATGGTCTACGACTTCGGCGTCGACCGGGACCACCTGTTCCTGGTGATGGAGCTCCTCTCCGGGCGCAGCCTGGCCGACGAGCTCACCGACCACACGCCGATGCCCATTCGCCGGGCCGCGGAGCTCGGTGCACAGGCCGCAGCTGGCCTGGCCGCCGCCCACGCCGAGGGCGTGGTCCATCGCGACGTCAAGCCCGGCAACCTCCTGCTGACCGACACGGACGAGGTCAAGGTGGGCGACTTCGGCATCGCGCGTTTCGCCGATGAGTCCCACGCCGCCTTGACCAGGACCGGTCAGATCATCGGCACCAGCCTCTACCTGGCACCCGAACGAGCGCGGGGGATGCTGGCCGAGCCGCCGGCGGACATGTACGCGCTGGGTTGTGTGTTGTACGAGCTGGTGACCGGCCATCCGCCGTTTCGTGCGGACACGCCTGCGGCCGTGTTGTACCAGCACGTGGACGCCTCGCCCGAGGCGCCGTGTCACCTCCGCCCCGACCTGCCCGAGGAATTCGACGCCCTCATCCTGCGACTCCTGGCGAAGGACCCCGAGGACCGCCCCACCGCCGCGCAGGCGGTCGACACGCTGACTGCGGCCGGGTTGACCACCGGCCGGTCGGCGACCCGTGAAATCGGTGCGCTCGGCGTCCAGAGCCCGGCGGAGACGCGATGGCAGCGAGACCCGAGGCTGCGGCGTTCCCGTCGCGTCTGGATGGTCGCCGCCGGTGTCGTCGTCCTCGGGGCCGCCGCAGCGACGCTGGGCACCACTCTCCCCGACATCGGCGACGATCCGCCCGTGCCAACACGGTCGAGTCCTGCTCAGCAGGACACCCAGCGGCAGCCCACAGCCCCCGGCCCGGGCTCCGCGGCCGCGACCACGGCGGTCGCGACGGCCACCGCGACGCCGACGGACAGGACGTCTGAGTCGCCACCGTCCAAGAAGAAGTCGCAGCAGCCCAACAAGCCAGGAAAAACCGACAAGCCGGAGAAGACCGAGAAGACCGAGAAGCCAGACGCGAGCGACCGCCCGGCCACGAGCTCGAACCCGGCTACGAGCTCGAGTGGCGGCGCGGCGGAAACGCCGGCGGGAGAGTAGTGCCGCGGAGCTTGCCATGGGTGGCGGCGAACCACATCAGCCAGGACCTGCTGGTGCGGCCGGCGTGGACCCGTTCCGTTGGGTCGCCTCGATCTCGAGTCAGATGGCCCCATCTGGTCTCGGGATGCACCCAAGGATGACACCGTTAGCGGGCGAGCGGCTGTTGCAGATCCCGTGCCCCACGGGTCGTGCCTGCGCGAATGGCCCCCGTCCTGGCGTGCAGCCAGGAAGAGGACCGGCAGCGAATGTTGCGCGTGAGCTTCGAATGTGCCCCTTCGCGGTCGAGTGTGTTCAAGGCGGGAAGCGTGGGTAGGTGGGCAGAAGGTTGTTGTGGCACCCGGGTACTACAGCGGCATAGGCTCCGGCGCTCTAGACATACGGGCGCCGGAGCCGCCTGTTACCCGTCTGCCGGGTCTGCCTACCTGTTCTTCAGGCGGGCTTCGTCTTCGGTGGTGACGAGGCGTTCGGCGAGGTCGCGGAGCTTGATGTTGTGCTGCTGGGACGACTTGACGAGCATGGTGAAGGCCTCGTCGGTGGTCAGGCGGTGTCGTTCGGCGAGGATGCCCGTGGCCTGCCCGATGCGCTGGCGCGTGGTCAGGCCTTGTGACATCTGGGCGTGGTTGCGGGCGTCGGCTAGGGCGACCGCGGCGTGTGCGGCGAAGAGCTGCGCGACGTCGCGGGTGACCTCGTCGAAGGCGCCTGGCAGGTCGGAGAACAAGGTCAGGGCGCCGAGGGTGTCCTGGTGGGTGTACAGCTGGATCGCGACCACGCTGCGCACCCCGTGCTTGGTCGCTTCGGCGGCGAAGGCCGGCCACCGCTGCTCGGTGGTCAGGTCCTCGGACCACACGACCCGGTCGTGCCAGATCGCTTCCACCCCGGGGCCGTCGCGCAGGTCGTCCTGGGCCTTGTGCAGGGCGCGGGCGGTGTCGTCGCTGGCGGCCAGCATCGTCGTGACATCACCGTGGTGGCGTTCGGTGATCTTCGCCGAACGGCAGCCGGCGACCACGGCCACGGCCAGCTCACAGACCTGATCGAGGGTCGCCTGCGTGCCCTTGGCCGCCTCCAGGTCCCTGGCGGCGTCAGCGAGCCACTGCGCCAGTTGACCGCTGCCGATCGAGGACACGCCGACCCTCTCCAGCGCGGGCCCGCGACCGCGCAGACCGAGCGTAGACGAACCCGACCACGGTCGATAGAAGCACCACTGCACACTCAGATCGACGTCGCCACGTACGTGTCGAGGTCGACGAGGTAACCCGATGTGAGCAGGCATGGCCCCGGGTAACCCTCTCGGGCTCGAAATCCGTGAGCCCTCCACCTACGGCCGGGACGGTGGCGCCATGGCGTGCACTACCTCCGCGTCCGGCCCGACCTCGCCACCCGGCGCCCGCGGCCCACAGCGCCGACGATCAGCCTCGGCGGCGTCTCAGGAGAGCCCTGGCCACGACGTAGGCGACTCCGCCCAGCGCCAGCCATGGCGTTGCGACGATGACCGGGTCGAGCCATTGATGTGACAGGTCCGC encodes the following:
- a CDS encoding DUF2188 domain-containing protein; the protein is MAHEEIFMPSDRVVIEVTPRGREWHVEVDGSPHLVLQSKETAVTEARVQVVALSQSSRIVVHNAAGEVEEEVTCPPEVPPDHAGGGPDN
- a CDS encoding pyridoxal-phosphate dependent enzyme yields the protein MTRAEVAQAFDRIRPHVRRTPVLAGERADGGPLVLKLESLQHTGTFKARGAFNRLLSARASGELTDAGVVIASGGNAGLAVAYAAGRLGIRAEVYVPEVISPAKTGRLDALGAHVVVGGASYGDALTAARLRIAETGAVEVHAYDQREVCAGQGTLALELLDQTDVDTVLVAVGGGGLIAGITAGLDGRATVVAVEPENLPTLHEAFAAGEPVDIPVDTTAVAADSLGARRAGTVAYATTTAAGVQSVLVDDPAIIAARRHLWETYRVVVEHSGAAALAALQAGAYIPAATERVAVVCCGANTDPSDL
- a CDS encoding protein kinase, whose product is MLVADRYRVGDLLGRGGMGEVRRAVDESLGRPVALKLLPNQGGDDVRSARFQMEARTAARLNHPHVVMVYDFGVDRDHLFLVMELLSGRSLADELTDHTPMPIRRAAELGAQAAAGLAAAHAEGVVHRDVKPGNLLLTDTDEVKVGDFGIARFADESHAALTRTGQIIGTSLYLAPERARGMLAEPPADMYALGCVLYELVTGHPPFRADTPAAVLYQHVDASPEAPCHLRPDLPEEFDALILRLLAKDPEDRPTAAQAVDTLTAAGLTTGRSATREIGALGVQSPAETRWQRDPRLRRSRRVWMVAAGVVVLGAAAATLGTTLPDIGDDPPVPTRSSPAQQDTQRQPTAPGPGSAAATTAVATATATPTDRTSESPPSKKKSQQPNKPGKTDKPEKTEKTEKPDASDRPATSSNPATSSSGGAAETPAGE
- a CDS encoding pyridoxamine 5'-phosphate oxidase family protein → MNKARTDLAELTRGDSFEQLSTKTIGRLIYTTDALPAVQPVRYIVDDETIVFRTSEAKRIVGTGDGAVVAFEVDELDADTGIGWVVTVVGSASILDRAEAERYCPRALRPLSSDEVAGGHVVALIAGIVTGRCVTG
- a CDS encoding ANTAR domain-containing protein, coding for MPAHIGLPRRPRHVRGDVDLSVQWCFYRPWSGSSTLGLRGRGPALERVGVSSIGSGQLAQWLADAARDLEAAKGTQATLDQVCELAVAVVAGCRSAKITERHHGDVTTMLAASDDTARALHKAQDDLRDGPGVEAIWHDRVVWSEDLTTEQRWPAFAAEATKHGVRSVVAIQLYTHQDTLGALTLFSDLPGAFDEVTRDVAQLFAAHAAVALADARNHAQMSQGLTTRQRIGQATGILAERHRLTTDEAFTMLVKSSQQHNIKLRDLAERLVTTEDEARLKNR
- a CDS encoding N-acetylmuramoyl-L-alanine amidase, which translates into the protein MRRSVRSALLALAVAAPLTALSMSSAVADQGDGARSRQEAYAAAAEEFGVPQSVLLGLSYVESRWDDHAGLPSAGGGYGPMHLTDVPARAVDRSIGVRQVRPSQPTLRTARIASELTGVDLATVKRDPVENIRGGAAVLARYQRDLGLPTGTSSAPGGWYAAVATYGGSSTQGAAESFANQVFAKVRDGVARTTADGEQVALRAAPATSPARQQVQRLDLPDPVEGQRVECPKSLGCLWIPAPYEQYGDEPGEYGNHDLGQRQRDLDIEYIVIHDTETDWDTTLQLVQDPEYVSWQYSIRSGDGQVAQHVKNRNVAWQAGNWYVNMHSIGIEHEGYVRDASWFTEAMYENSAALVRYLAKKYGVPLDRAHIIGHDQVPGTVPATVAGMHNDPGPYWNWEHYFRLLHAPITPRPSRHGGVVTIKPGFDGNVQPITGCGEDPATPCAEQGSSAVFLHTEPSEDAPLVNDVGLRPDGSPNTTHVEDVGARVSAGAQYAYAGRSGDWTAIWYLGAKAWFHDPRSEPTSVRSLGLVVSPKKGKDAIPFYGRAYPEESAYPDDIPYQAVTPLQYSLQAGQSAVVGDAKVQTDYYFATTYQTPGRQVLGKDRYYEIWMGHRMGYVRAADVDVRIGVAH